In Rana temporaria chromosome 3, aRanTem1.1, whole genome shotgun sequence, a single window of DNA contains:
- the LOC120933027 gene encoding uncharacterized protein LOC120933027: protein MTTKEMKNLKERKLIIIVKGFIFFSLLTFLSVVKYITNCSSHVEVNRIDNFLKDITVLRSKRNVDNDINVDNKLDRFRYTNVNTADDLIGYIAVGQGYEHCMELYFIHSNEVEIEVKIESKTSFVKMQGFYRVNNLTKIFECNILKRAFWSLFIKGNDSTIWSGDVNNDMSRSGKIFYPVDQYYYLFQCFVKILDPEHLNIIGDEKGDIVRKWDFRVIRKSTQLRVKISITVVDIIVPEIKVSPQSLKVIEDEDGLNLMCSIQIYLPQNSLLTWKRNGEFLGSFFHSTTNIIHKGIFGNVNWINDKFIYHQSGVFLNDTGIYECCILIEGYPLKCANASIIVMSPGKTPCVGKNSVFANPFQINHLQSRALLREGTFVIILWNFNISEWKISTRFPQCQRHLVNMELGIERWFGINSHNRNKRGIVEGALGGIGIIGSIANSMDINTLKSDLESAGLVGSKGFKIQRNLNQILEDMVIKTANVMGPSILHLQNITLNLMTSEEHSHIARLCLEIQTEYSTNFKIIAQAFQSGVTPLGILQNLPREYAYARNHTDLWVNKWLGCSQDVCYSSSMIPIAGREQILVPITVLGLPISDTQLLFYKLQYTDFALNKDNLELEQLDLSSCLQFQSKVLCLPNQDKSIFHSCYHNHTLCSARIETFESSSELTTLVDKRKVCFQIMKDTERVQTFFSSCTNTEKIKRGLYCAEGDLRAINVNGIRTNLSHLSLRNVSVNPTLYNLSQIDEFPWREWVNVIQKDQGLLMALAKELRNAEISFKHEQGNLQEVVHQWSTLTGSSWWHQFKNSISIWGKTSITFAAGNILSHPIVIIFIIIMLCIIYQLFLMFRMKKLYKQIRNEIKKGDDMLQNKLKRRLGFGVANSMTGDNAFGVIRSKSECL, encoded by the coding sequence ATGACTACAAAAGAGATGAAAAATCTTAAAGAAAGAAAGTTGATCATCATCGTCAagggattcatttttttttccctattgaCATTTTTATCAGTGGTAAAATATATCACAAACTGTTCCAGCCATGTAGAGGTTAACAGGATTGACAATTTTCTCAAAGACATTACAGTATTAAGAAGCAAAAGAAATGTGGACAATGATATTAATGTAGATAACAAATTGGATAGGTTTAGATATACCAATGTCAATACAGCTGATGATTTGATTGGGTATATAGCTGTAGGACAGGGGTATGAGCATTGTATGGAATTATATTTCATTCATAGTAATGAGGTGGAAATCGAAGTTAAAATAGAGTCGAAAACAAGTTTTGTTAAAATGCAAGGATTTTATAGGGTTAATAATTTAACCAAGATTTTTGAATGTAATATACTGAAAAGAGCTTTTTGGTCATTATTTATAAAAGGTAATGATTCAACAATCTGGTCAGGAGATGTTAATAATGATATGTCAAGGTCTGGAAAAATATTTTATCCAGTAGACCAGTATTATTACCTTTTTcaatgttttgtaaaaatattAGACCCAGAACATCTAAATATAATTGGAGATGAAAAAGGAGACATTGTAAGAAAATGGGATTTTAGAGTAATAAGAAAATCTACTCAGTTACGAGTCAAAATTAGCATTACTGTGGTAGATATTATTGTTCCAGAGATAAAAGTGTCACCACAGTCTTTAAAAGTCATTGAAGATGAAGATGGATTGAATTTGATGTGTAGTATTCAGATATATTTACCTCAAAATTCATTGTTAACTTGGAAAAGGAATGGTGAGTTTTTGGGTAGTTTTTTCCACAGTACAACTAATATAATTCACAAAGGAATTTTTGGTAATGTGAATTGGATCAATGATAAATTTATTTATCATCAATCAGGTGTATttttaaatgatactggtatatatGAGTGCTGCATATTAATAGAAGGCTATCCCTTGAAATGTGCTAATGCAAGTATAATTGTCATGTCCCCAGGGAAAACTCCATGTGTTGGTAAAAACAGTGTTTTTGCTAATCCCTTCCAGATTAACCATTTACAATCCAGAGCTCTATTGAGAGAGGGAACATTCGTCATTATATTGTGGAACTTTAATATTTCAGAATGGAAAATTTCTACAAGGTTTCCACAATGTCAAAGACATTTGGTTAATATGGAATTGGGTATTGAAAGATGGTTTGGAATCAATAGTCATAACAGAAATAAACGTGGTATTGTTGAAGGAGCCCTAGGGGGCATAGGTATAATTGGCAGCATTGCAAATAGTATGGATATTAACACGTTAAAATCTGATCTTGAGTCAGCAGGTTTAGTGGGAAGTAAAGGTTTTAAGATCCAAAGAAACTTAAATCAGATATTAGAAGATATGGTTATTAAAACAGCCAATGTAATGGGTCCATCCATACTACATCTTCAGAATATTACTCTCAATTTAATGACTAGTGAAGAACATTCACATATTGCCAGATTATGTTTAGAAATTCAAACAGAATATTCcactaattttaaaataattgcacAAGCTTTTCAGAGTGGAGTTACCCCTCTTGGTATATTGCAGAATTTACCCAGAGAATATGCATATGCAAGAAATCATACTGATTTATGGGTAAATAAATGGTTAGGATGTAGTCAGGATGTATGTTACAGTTCTTCTATGATTCCTATAGCAGGGAGAGAACAAATTTTGGTTCCAATTACTGTTTTGGGATTACCAATTAGTGATactcaattattattttataaattgcaGTATACAGATTTTGCGCTTAACAAGGATAATTTGGAATTAGAACAATTAGATTTGTCATCATGTTTACAATTTCAGTCTAAAGTTCTTTGTTTACCTAATCAAGATAAAAGTATATTTCATTCTTGTTATCATAATCATACATTATGTTCTGCAAGAATAGAAACATTTGAATCTTCTTCTGAATTAACTACTCTTGTAGATAAAAGGAAAGTTTGTTTTCAGATCATGAAAGATACAGAAAGGGTTCAGACTTTCTTTTCCTCTtgcacaaacacagaaaaaataaaaaggggattGTATTGTGCAGAAGGTGATTTAAGGGCCATAAATGTAAATGGTATAAGAACTAATTTATCTCATCTATCATTGAGAAATGTTAGTGTTAATCCGACACTATATAATTTGTCTCAAATAGATGAGTTTCCATGGAGAGAATGGGTTAACGTAATTCAAAAGGATCAAGGTTTATTAATGGCTCTAGCTAAAGAACTCAGGAATGCAGAGATATCGTTTAAACATGAGCAAGGGAATTTGCAAGAGGTAGTTCATCAATGGTCCACTTTAACAGGTTCCAGCTGGTGGCATCAATTTAAAAATAGTATATCTATTTGGGGAAAAACTTCAATTACTTTCGCAGCAGGAAATATTTTATCACATCctatagttattatttttattattattatgttatgcattatatatcaattatttttaatgtttagaaTGAAAAAACTGTATAAGCAAATCAGAAATGAAATCAAGAAAGGTGATGATATGTTGCAAAATAAGCTTAAAAGGAGATTAGGTTTTGGAGTTGCAAACTCGATGACAGGTGACAATGCATTTGGAGTTATTAGATCAAAGTCAGAGTGTTTGTGA